In Miscanthus floridulus cultivar M001 chromosome 5, ASM1932011v1, whole genome shotgun sequence, one genomic interval encodes:
- the LOC136455278 gene encoding uncharacterized protein, whose product MAVPNYTYLKLKMPGPNSIITIESTYEHAYDCDVECIEYAEALVEAESLIIDLDRLGNHLPEPKHRAETFEPTEAVKLVLVDPACPDNRALRISATLDIK is encoded by the coding sequence atggcggtccccaactacacatacctcaagctcaagatgccgggtcccaacagcatcatcacgattgagtcaacgtacgaacatgcatacgactgcgacgtcgagtgcattgagtacgccgaggctcttgtggAGGCCGAGAGCCTCATCATCGACCTTGACCGACTCGGCAACCACCTGCCCGAGCCCAAGCATCGAGCCGAgactttcgagcccacggaggccgtcAAACTCGTCCTAGTCGACCCTGCGTGCCCTGacaaccgggcgctgaggattagcgccactctcgacatcaaatag